Proteins from a single region of Hordeum vulgare subsp. vulgare chromosome 6H, MorexV3_pseudomolecules_assembly, whole genome shotgun sequence:
- the LOC123402520 gene encoding uncharacterized protein LOC123402520, with amino-acid sequence MTMISEDGEISDLLSEPNLPEEQDVTSGSDDFLAAILESIKSNEKEVELSPEEAAWADSCFVQTSELSDVDWGAMTHALLDNLREPMEGSCDTTEVMHEQGTHVFPEAESHALHVEKHTQDDSVDMEQRGNSDADEDATEVGDVTNVIRGADEHGRQMDGYTEKSDEDELVSPEVVEVVEQAESRDSIFKVWDLDVSFSEDESELELIKDLKKLLRGNPQEVAYPPPGDAAQTLSKINIDELVAGLSNLSLQRTSG; translated from the coding sequence ATGACCATGATTTCTGAAGATGGAGAAATCTCAGACCTCCTCTCTGAACCAAATCTACCTGAAGAGCAGGATGTGACTTCCGGATCCGATGATTTCTTGGCTGCTATTTTGGAATCAATCAAATCAAATGAGAAGGAAGTTGAACTTTCACCTGAGGAGGCAGCTTGGGCTGATTCGTGTTTTGTGCAGACCTCTGAACTGTCAGATGTAGACTGGGGAGCAATGACGCACGCGTTGCTTGATAACCTTAGAGAACCAATGGAAGGTTCCTGTGATACCACTGAGGTCATGCATGAGCAAGGCACCCATGTTTTTCCAGAGGCAGAATCCCACGCTTTGCATGTGGAAAAGCATACACAGGATGACAGTGTGGACATGGAGCAACGAGGCAATAGTGATGCTGATGAGGATGCTACTGAAGTTGGAGACGTTACAAATGTAATTAGAGGCGCAGATGAGCATGGTAGGCAAATGGACGGATACACAGAGAAATCTGACGAGGATGAGCTGGTTTCGCCTGAAGTCGTTGAAGTCGTCGAGCAGGCAGAGTCGAGGGATTCTATCTTCAAGGTTTGGGATCTAGATGTGTCGTTCTCCGAGGACGAGAGCGAGCTCGAACTCATCAAGGACCTCAAGAAACTCCTCAGGGGCAACCCCCAGGAGGTCGCATATCCACCTCCTGGTGACGCGGCCCAGACTCTGAGCAAGATAAACATTGATGAGCTTGTGGCAGGCTTGAGTAACTTGTCACTGCAGCGAACCAGCGGGTAA